In a genomic window of Acidaminococcales bacterium:
- a CDS encoding BamA/TamA family outer membrane protein, whose product MEITDYCKKCAAVGVVLMFAPICAATAAAEEAAVEGAGKTVAAEVARPSEIAPAVNLPPAIAAQSTPIEAKPENQAAALGKTVTEVTVEGGKNVPTDNLIPLFRVKPGMTLFEDGVSQDLQMIYETGWFYDVQAQYSLVPEGVRVSYKVSENPVLDKAVITGSSVYSDNLLKRLLGLETGQVINSKRLSEGMRAIETAYSRDGYILARVTNIDMQPDGMLAVDINEGIIEGFSIVGNKKTKERVILRELRLYKGEPFNVNDGRRSMQRVFNLGFFEDVNIKLNPGRTPNGVEVEVTVVEMPTGTFGIGAGYSEADGLVGMIMLGDKNLRGTGDSVNVRWEFGGVDNKNYDLAYRHPWLDRHGTTLGFNIYDVTHEYEELDDDGNEKAYYDRKRKGMEFYLSRPVNDYITDSITFKFRDDIYVRPVPGEEPQWYETHPGDRAGSFGKTHSIVLSRAIDKRDNIHNPSRGQFAQFSGEFAGIMGGDFDFSKYTIEGRAYFPAGRGNVWAFRAALGYATGVMPISQRFSLGGDNYLRGYKDDRFYGYKMLSGTAEYRFPIAKNFQGVAFSDIGYAWDKGDAINLNDVEYGYGVGLRINSPLGPIRLDYAHGDRWRLHFSFSTQF is encoded by the coding sequence TGAATTTGCCGCCCGCAATAGCCGCCCAATCCACGCCGATTGAAGCCAAACCGGAAAACCAGGCGGCGGCGCTGGGCAAGACGGTAACCGAAGTTACCGTGGAGGGAGGGAAGAATGTCCCTACCGATAATTTAATCCCGCTTTTTCGCGTAAAACCGGGCATGACTCTGTTTGAGGACGGCGTAAGCCAGGATTTGCAGATGATTTACGAAACGGGCTGGTTTTATGACGTTCAGGCGCAATACTCGCTTGTGCCCGAAGGGGTCAGGGTAAGTTACAAAGTCAGCGAAAACCCGGTGCTGGACAAAGCGGTCATTACCGGCAGTTCGGTTTATTCCGACAATCTTTTGAAAAGGCTGCTTGGCCTTGAGACCGGACAGGTAATAAACAGCAAGCGCCTGAGCGAGGGAATGCGCGCGATAGAGACCGCCTACAGTCGCGACGGGTACATACTCGCGCGGGTAACAAATATTGATATGCAGCCGGACGGCATGCTTGCGGTCGACATAAACGAAGGCATTATCGAAGGTTTCAGCATTGTCGGCAACAAAAAGACCAAAGAGCGGGTCATTTTGCGTGAGCTCAGGCTCTATAAAGGCGAGCCGTTCAATGTCAATGACGGGCGGCGCAGCATGCAGCGCGTATTTAACCTGGGCTTTTTTGAGGACGTGAACATCAAGCTCAATCCCGGTCGCACGCCTAACGGCGTGGAAGTCGAGGTAACGGTCGTGGAAATGCCGACAGGCACTTTCGGCATAGGCGCGGGCTACAGCGAGGCCGACGGCCTTGTCGGGATGATCATGCTCGGCGACAAAAACCTGCGCGGCACCGGCGACAGCGTGAACGTGCGCTGGGAATTCGGCGGGGTTGACAATAAAAACTACGACCTTGCTTACCGCCACCCTTGGCTGGACAGGCACGGCACCACTTTGGGCTTTAACATATACGACGTTACGCACGAATATGAAGAGCTTGACGACGACGGCAACGAAAAAGCCTATTACGACCGCAAGCGCAAAGGCATGGAGTTCTACTTGTCCCGGCCGGTCAACGATTACATCACCGATTCCATTACTTTTAAATTCCGCGACGACATTTATGTGCGCCCGGTACCGGGCGAAGAACCGCAATGGTACGAAACGCATCCCGGGGACAGGGCGGGCAGCTTCGGCAAAACCCACAGCATCGTCCTTAGCCGCGCGATAGACAAAAGAGACAACATACACAACCCTTCGCGCGGCCAATTCGCTCAGTTTTCCGGCGAATTTGCTGGAATTATGGGCGGCGACTTTGATTTTAGCAAATATACCATCGAAGGGCGCGCGTACTTTCCCGCCGGGCGCGGCAACGTCTGGGCCTTTCGCGCCGCCTTGGGCTACGCCACGGGCGTCATGCCGATCAGTCAGCGTTTTTCCTTAGGCGGCGACAACTACCTGCGCGGTTACAAGGACGATCGTTTCTACGGCTATAAAATGCTGTCAGGGACCGCCGAATACCGTTTTCCCATCGCGAAGAATTTCCAGGGGGTCGCCTTTTCCGACATTGGCTATGCTTGGGACAAAGGGGACGCCATAAACCTTAACGATGTGGAATACGGCTACGGCGTGGGGTTAAGGATAAATTCCCCGTTAGGGCCGATCCGCCTTGATTACGCGCACGGCGACAGATGGCGGCTGCATTTTAGCTTCAGTACGCAGTTCTGA